The Meriones unguiculatus strain TT.TT164.6M chromosome 1, Bangor_MerUng_6.1, whole genome shotgun sequence genome has a segment encoding these proteins:
- the LOC110563178 gene encoding zinc finger protein 883-like isoform X2: MRPSAAVVPTRGSLRHRQSPMAALKHPAQIPRSTEMPMICAQGCVTFEDVAVYFSLEEWELLDEAQRLLYLDVMLENFTLITSLVCWHEAETEETTCAQSISLAEGPQVKAPKEGVPTQLPHPPDICITVLKDILHLSELPGQKLYLTEVCTNLLKQKHHRAKNWLRGDTDLLVKSCVFHVSRNPLICRKTGEKFPVMWNLLQPEAIPSGEKQNRIKRGTAFHGDKNNSKSEEYKQSSSPQSRLLEYPRVCNEKGGFESSNCEQDLNKYSLAPSQTDQTENRPYECHDCGKLFGQKATLRIHQRRHTGEKPYKCGECGKSFCQSSNLSEHCRVHSGERPYECVECGKAFGCHSSLLRHQRTHTGEWPYECGDCGRLFRQIVSLVTHQRTHTSEKPYECGQCKKSFSHKATLTVHQRVHTGEKPYSCEECGKSFSQSANLIKHSKIHTGEKPYECGECGLCFRQRATLMKHQRTHTSERPYECRECGKFFKQYFYLIEHRRIHTTTEFYECEQCGKSYTQKATLVRHQRVHTGESPYKCEECGKAFEYKSRLDRHERTHTGERPYECAKCGKFFRESYNLAEHQKIHTKAKPYNCDQCGKCFSRRADLVKHQRVHTGERPYTCGECGKTFSRTTNLVQHRRIHTGERPYECDQCGKSFSQVSTLIRHQLLHTGERPYKCSK; the protein is encoded by the exons ATGAGACCATCGGCAGCGGTGGTGCCCACGCGAGGGTCCCTGCGCCATCGTCAGAGTCCGATGGCGGCGCTGAAGCACCCGGCTCAG ATTCCCAGATCTACAGAAATGCCTATGATCTGTGCACAG GGCTGTGTGACCTTTGAGGATGTGGCTGTTTACTTCTCCCTAGAAGAGTGGGAGCTCCTGGATGAAGCTCAGAGGCTACTGTATCTtgatgtgatgctggagaactTTACACTTATAACCTCACTGG tttgttgGCATGAAGCAGAGACTGAAGAAACAACCTGTGCACAGAGTATTTCACTAGCGGAAGGACCCCAGGTCAAGGCTCCAAAGGAGGGTGTACCCACACAGTTGCCTCATCCACCTGACATCTGTATCACAGTCCTGAAAGACATCTTGCATCTGAGTGAGCTGCCTGGACAAAAATTGTATTTGACTGAGGTGTGTACCAACCTCCTCAAGCAGAAGCACCACAGAGCCAAGAACTGGCTAAGGGGCGACACGGACTTACTTGTGAAGAGCTGTGTATTCCATGTGTCAAGGAATCCTCTCATCTGTAGGAAGACTGGAGAGAAGTTCCCAGTTATGTGGAATCTTCTTCAACCCGAAGCGATTCCCAGTGgtgagaaacaaaacagaattaagCGTGGAACAGCTTTTCATGGTGATAAAAATAATTCTAAGTCAGAGGAATATAAACAATCTTCCAGCCCCCAAAGCAGGCTTCTAGAGTACCCAAGAGTTTGCAATGAAAAGGGGGGTTTTGAATCTAGCAATTGTGAACAAGACTTAAACAAGTACTCACTTGCACCATCCCAGACAGACCAGACTGAAAACAGACCATATGAGTGTCATGACTGTGGAAAATTGTTTGGCCAGAAAGCCACACTTAGAATACACCAAAGACggcatactggagaaaaaccgtATAAGTGTGGTGAATGTGGAAAGTCTTTTTGTCAAAGCTCCAACCTCAGTGAACACTGCAGAGTTCACAGTGGAGAACGACCGTATGAGTGTGtggagtgtgggaaagccttcggGTGCCATTCGAGTCTTCTTCGGCAccagagaacacacacaggagaatgGCCATATGAATGTGGCGACTGCGGAAGATTGTTTAGACAGATCGTCAGCCTGGTTACACACCAGAGGACTCACACTTCAGAAAAGCCTTACGAATGTGGACAGTGTAAAAAGTCCTTTAGTCACAAAGCCACTCTTACTGTCCATCAAAGagttcacactggagaaaaaccctatagTTGTGAAGAATGTGGGAAATCATTCAGCCAAAGTGCCAACCTTATTAAACACTCCAaaattcacactggagaaaagcctTATGAGTGTGGAGAATGTGGTCTATGCTTTCGTCAAAGAGCCACCCTCATGAAACACCAGAGAACCCACACTTCAGAAAGGCCTTATGAATGTAGAGAATGTGGTAAGTTCTTTAAACAGTATTTCTACCTCATTGAACACCGTAGGATTCACACCACAACAGAATTTTATGAGTGTGAACAGTGTGGGAAATCTTATACCCAAAAAGCTACTCTTGTAAGACACCAGAGAGTCCACACAGGAGAAAGTCCTTATAAATGTGaagaatgtgggaaagcctttgaaTACAAATCCAGACTTGATcgacatgaaagaactcacactggcgaAAGGCCTTATGAGTGTGCCAAATGTGGAAAATTCTTCAGGGAAAGCTACAATCTTGCTGAACACCAGAAAATTCATACTAAAGCCAAGCCTTATAATTGTGATCAGTGTGGGAAGTGTTTTAGCCGGAGAGCTGACTTGGTTAAACACCAGAGAGTGCATACTGGTGAAAGGCCTTACACATGTGGTGAATGTGGGAAAACCTTCAGCCGAACTACCAACCTTGTTCAACACAGAAGAATTCACACAGGGGAACGGCCATATGAGTGTGACCAGTGTGGGAAATCTTTTAGCCAAGTATCTACCCTCATTCGGCATCAGTTACTTCACACTGGAGAAAGACCCTATAAATGTAGCAAATGA
- the LOC110563178 gene encoding zinc finger protein 883-like isoform X1, whose translation MRPSAAVVPTRGSLRHRQSPMAALKHPAQQIPRSTEMPMICAQGCVTFEDVAVYFSLEEWELLDEAQRLLYLDVMLENFTLITSLVCWHEAETEETTCAQSISLAEGPQVKAPKEGVPTQLPHPPDICITVLKDILHLSELPGQKLYLTEVCTNLLKQKHHRAKNWLRGDTDLLVKSCVFHVSRNPLICRKTGEKFPVMWNLLQPEAIPSGEKQNRIKRGTAFHGDKNNSKSEEYKQSSSPQSRLLEYPRVCNEKGGFESSNCEQDLNKYSLAPSQTDQTENRPYECHDCGKLFGQKATLRIHQRRHTGEKPYKCGECGKSFCQSSNLSEHCRVHSGERPYECVECGKAFGCHSSLLRHQRTHTGEWPYECGDCGRLFRQIVSLVTHQRTHTSEKPYECGQCKKSFSHKATLTVHQRVHTGEKPYSCEECGKSFSQSANLIKHSKIHTGEKPYECGECGLCFRQRATLMKHQRTHTSERPYECRECGKFFKQYFYLIEHRRIHTTTEFYECEQCGKSYTQKATLVRHQRVHTGESPYKCEECGKAFEYKSRLDRHERTHTGERPYECAKCGKFFRESYNLAEHQKIHTKAKPYNCDQCGKCFSRRADLVKHQRVHTGERPYTCGECGKTFSRTTNLVQHRRIHTGERPYECDQCGKSFSQVSTLIRHQLLHTGERPYKCSK comes from the exons ATGAGACCATCGGCAGCGGTGGTGCCCACGCGAGGGTCCCTGCGCCATCGTCAGAGTCCGATGGCGGCGCTGAAGCACCCGGCTCAG CAGATTCCCAGATCTACAGAAATGCCTATGATCTGTGCACAG GGCTGTGTGACCTTTGAGGATGTGGCTGTTTACTTCTCCCTAGAAGAGTGGGAGCTCCTGGATGAAGCTCAGAGGCTACTGTATCTtgatgtgatgctggagaactTTACACTTATAACCTCACTGG tttgttgGCATGAAGCAGAGACTGAAGAAACAACCTGTGCACAGAGTATTTCACTAGCGGAAGGACCCCAGGTCAAGGCTCCAAAGGAGGGTGTACCCACACAGTTGCCTCATCCACCTGACATCTGTATCACAGTCCTGAAAGACATCTTGCATCTGAGTGAGCTGCCTGGACAAAAATTGTATTTGACTGAGGTGTGTACCAACCTCCTCAAGCAGAAGCACCACAGAGCCAAGAACTGGCTAAGGGGCGACACGGACTTACTTGTGAAGAGCTGTGTATTCCATGTGTCAAGGAATCCTCTCATCTGTAGGAAGACTGGAGAGAAGTTCCCAGTTATGTGGAATCTTCTTCAACCCGAAGCGATTCCCAGTGgtgagaaacaaaacagaattaagCGTGGAACAGCTTTTCATGGTGATAAAAATAATTCTAAGTCAGAGGAATATAAACAATCTTCCAGCCCCCAAAGCAGGCTTCTAGAGTACCCAAGAGTTTGCAATGAAAAGGGGGGTTTTGAATCTAGCAATTGTGAACAAGACTTAAACAAGTACTCACTTGCACCATCCCAGACAGACCAGACTGAAAACAGACCATATGAGTGTCATGACTGTGGAAAATTGTTTGGCCAGAAAGCCACACTTAGAATACACCAAAGACggcatactggagaaaaaccgtATAAGTGTGGTGAATGTGGAAAGTCTTTTTGTCAAAGCTCCAACCTCAGTGAACACTGCAGAGTTCACAGTGGAGAACGACCGTATGAGTGTGtggagtgtgggaaagccttcggGTGCCATTCGAGTCTTCTTCGGCAccagagaacacacacaggagaatgGCCATATGAATGTGGCGACTGCGGAAGATTGTTTAGACAGATCGTCAGCCTGGTTACACACCAGAGGACTCACACTTCAGAAAAGCCTTACGAATGTGGACAGTGTAAAAAGTCCTTTAGTCACAAAGCCACTCTTACTGTCCATCAAAGagttcacactggagaaaaaccctatagTTGTGAAGAATGTGGGAAATCATTCAGCCAAAGTGCCAACCTTATTAAACACTCCAaaattcacactggagaaaagcctTATGAGTGTGGAGAATGTGGTCTATGCTTTCGTCAAAGAGCCACCCTCATGAAACACCAGAGAACCCACACTTCAGAAAGGCCTTATGAATGTAGAGAATGTGGTAAGTTCTTTAAACAGTATTTCTACCTCATTGAACACCGTAGGATTCACACCACAACAGAATTTTATGAGTGTGAACAGTGTGGGAAATCTTATACCCAAAAAGCTACTCTTGTAAGACACCAGAGAGTCCACACAGGAGAAAGTCCTTATAAATGTGaagaatgtgggaaagcctttgaaTACAAATCCAGACTTGATcgacatgaaagaactcacactggcgaAAGGCCTTATGAGTGTGCCAAATGTGGAAAATTCTTCAGGGAAAGCTACAATCTTGCTGAACACCAGAAAATTCATACTAAAGCCAAGCCTTATAATTGTGATCAGTGTGGGAAGTGTTTTAGCCGGAGAGCTGACTTGGTTAAACACCAGAGAGTGCATACTGGTGAAAGGCCTTACACATGTGGTGAATGTGGGAAAACCTTCAGCCGAACTACCAACCTTGTTCAACACAGAAGAATTCACACAGGGGAACGGCCATATGAGTGTGACCAGTGTGGGAAATCTTTTAGCCAAGTATCTACCCTCATTCGGCATCAGTTACTTCACACTGGAGAAAGACCCTATAAATGTAGCAAATGA
- the LOC110563178 gene encoding zinc finger protein 883-like isoform X3 — protein sequence MRPSAAVVPTRGSLRHRQSPMAALKHPAQGCVTFEDVAVYFSLEEWELLDEAQRLLYLDVMLENFTLITSLVCWHEAETEETTCAQSISLAEGPQVKAPKEGVPTQLPHPPDICITVLKDILHLSELPGQKLYLTEVCTNLLKQKHHRAKNWLRGDTDLLVKSCVFHVSRNPLICRKTGEKFPVMWNLLQPEAIPSGEKQNRIKRGTAFHGDKNNSKSEEYKQSSSPQSRLLEYPRVCNEKGGFESSNCEQDLNKYSLAPSQTDQTENRPYECHDCGKLFGQKATLRIHQRRHTGEKPYKCGECGKSFCQSSNLSEHCRVHSGERPYECVECGKAFGCHSSLLRHQRTHTGEWPYECGDCGRLFRQIVSLVTHQRTHTSEKPYECGQCKKSFSHKATLTVHQRVHTGEKPYSCEECGKSFSQSANLIKHSKIHTGEKPYECGECGLCFRQRATLMKHQRTHTSERPYECRECGKFFKQYFYLIEHRRIHTTTEFYECEQCGKSYTQKATLVRHQRVHTGESPYKCEECGKAFEYKSRLDRHERTHTGERPYECAKCGKFFRESYNLAEHQKIHTKAKPYNCDQCGKCFSRRADLVKHQRVHTGERPYTCGECGKTFSRTTNLVQHRRIHTGERPYECDQCGKSFSQVSTLIRHQLLHTGERPYKCSK from the exons ATGAGACCATCGGCAGCGGTGGTGCCCACGCGAGGGTCCCTGCGCCATCGTCAGAGTCCGATGGCGGCGCTGAAGCACCCGGCTCAG GGCTGTGTGACCTTTGAGGATGTGGCTGTTTACTTCTCCCTAGAAGAGTGGGAGCTCCTGGATGAAGCTCAGAGGCTACTGTATCTtgatgtgatgctggagaactTTACACTTATAACCTCACTGG tttgttgGCATGAAGCAGAGACTGAAGAAACAACCTGTGCACAGAGTATTTCACTAGCGGAAGGACCCCAGGTCAAGGCTCCAAAGGAGGGTGTACCCACACAGTTGCCTCATCCACCTGACATCTGTATCACAGTCCTGAAAGACATCTTGCATCTGAGTGAGCTGCCTGGACAAAAATTGTATTTGACTGAGGTGTGTACCAACCTCCTCAAGCAGAAGCACCACAGAGCCAAGAACTGGCTAAGGGGCGACACGGACTTACTTGTGAAGAGCTGTGTATTCCATGTGTCAAGGAATCCTCTCATCTGTAGGAAGACTGGAGAGAAGTTCCCAGTTATGTGGAATCTTCTTCAACCCGAAGCGATTCCCAGTGgtgagaaacaaaacagaattaagCGTGGAACAGCTTTTCATGGTGATAAAAATAATTCTAAGTCAGAGGAATATAAACAATCTTCCAGCCCCCAAAGCAGGCTTCTAGAGTACCCAAGAGTTTGCAATGAAAAGGGGGGTTTTGAATCTAGCAATTGTGAACAAGACTTAAACAAGTACTCACTTGCACCATCCCAGACAGACCAGACTGAAAACAGACCATATGAGTGTCATGACTGTGGAAAATTGTTTGGCCAGAAAGCCACACTTAGAATACACCAAAGACggcatactggagaaaaaccgtATAAGTGTGGTGAATGTGGAAAGTCTTTTTGTCAAAGCTCCAACCTCAGTGAACACTGCAGAGTTCACAGTGGAGAACGACCGTATGAGTGTGtggagtgtgggaaagccttcggGTGCCATTCGAGTCTTCTTCGGCAccagagaacacacacaggagaatgGCCATATGAATGTGGCGACTGCGGAAGATTGTTTAGACAGATCGTCAGCCTGGTTACACACCAGAGGACTCACACTTCAGAAAAGCCTTACGAATGTGGACAGTGTAAAAAGTCCTTTAGTCACAAAGCCACTCTTACTGTCCATCAAAGagttcacactggagaaaaaccctatagTTGTGAAGAATGTGGGAAATCATTCAGCCAAAGTGCCAACCTTATTAAACACTCCAaaattcacactggagaaaagcctTATGAGTGTGGAGAATGTGGTCTATGCTTTCGTCAAAGAGCCACCCTCATGAAACACCAGAGAACCCACACTTCAGAAAGGCCTTATGAATGTAGAGAATGTGGTAAGTTCTTTAAACAGTATTTCTACCTCATTGAACACCGTAGGATTCACACCACAACAGAATTTTATGAGTGTGAACAGTGTGGGAAATCTTATACCCAAAAAGCTACTCTTGTAAGACACCAGAGAGTCCACACAGGAGAAAGTCCTTATAAATGTGaagaatgtgggaaagcctttgaaTACAAATCCAGACTTGATcgacatgaaagaactcacactggcgaAAGGCCTTATGAGTGTGCCAAATGTGGAAAATTCTTCAGGGAAAGCTACAATCTTGCTGAACACCAGAAAATTCATACTAAAGCCAAGCCTTATAATTGTGATCAGTGTGGGAAGTGTTTTAGCCGGAGAGCTGACTTGGTTAAACACCAGAGAGTGCATACTGGTGAAAGGCCTTACACATGTGGTGAATGTGGGAAAACCTTCAGCCGAACTACCAACCTTGTTCAACACAGAAGAATTCACACAGGGGAACGGCCATATGAGTGTGACCAGTGTGGGAAATCTTTTAGCCAAGTATCTACCCTCATTCGGCATCAGTTACTTCACACTGGAGAAAGACCCTATAAATGTAGCAAATGA